One window of Candidatus Dadabacteria bacterium genomic DNA carries:
- the thiL gene encoding thiamine-phosphate kinase, with the protein MGEEDALRFLADRFKATQKEVLTGIGDDSAVVKIRDKACLVASTDTLVEGVHFRLGTQTPRQLGRKAVCVAVSDIGAMGAVPRYLLCSLGCRSADSMEFIEDLSEGVAEGCREFDVCLIGGNLSESQTVFINMTALGEASSDDIVLRSGASEGDDIYVTGTLGDSALGLRALSGDCGIDGCEGAVSRHVEPTPRLQVGRMVAKRGIASSMIDVSDGLFCDLEKLTSEHGLGAEVSLGSLPLSLGFLSLCGRFSEDGYRLALSGGEDYELLFTSSSQNRASIEEVSRLCGIAISKIGSVTAGRKIRLFDEGGEEVFYDTAGFEHFC; encoded by the coding sequence TTTGGCCGACAGGTTCAAGGCTACTCAGAAAGAAGTTTTGACGGGGATAGGGGACGATTCCGCTGTTGTAAAAATCAGAGACAAAGCATGCCTTGTCGCCTCGACGGACACCCTTGTTGAAGGCGTTCACTTCCGCCTGGGAACTCAGACCCCGAGGCAGCTCGGCAGGAAGGCGGTCTGCGTCGCCGTGAGCGATATAGGGGCGATGGGAGCGGTGCCGAGGTACCTTCTCTGCTCCCTCGGCTGTCGTAGCGCGGACTCAATGGAGTTCATAGAGGATCTCTCGGAAGGGGTGGCAGAGGGCTGCCGGGAGTTTGATGTCTGCCTTATAGGGGGGAATCTCTCGGAATCCCAGACCGTTTTCATAAACATGACGGCGCTTGGGGAAGCATCAAGCGACGATATTGTCCTGCGCTCGGGGGCTTCTGAGGGAGACGACATATACGTGACCGGAACCCTGGGGGATTCCGCCCTGGGCCTGAGGGCCCTCTCGGGCGATTGCGGGATTGACGGATGCGAGGGCGCCGTTTCAAGACACGTCGAGCCCACGCCGCGCCTCCAGGTTGGCAGGATGGTCGCGAAACGCGGGATAGCCTCTTCGATGATAGACGTAAGCGACGGGCTTTTCTGCGACCTTGAGAAGCTGACTTCCGAGCACGGGCTGGGGGCCGAGGTAAGCCTCGGGAGCCTTCCGCTTTCCCTAGGATTTCTTTCCCTCTGCGGCAGGTTCTCGGAGGACGGCTACCGCCTCGCGCTCTCCGGCGGGGAGGACTACGAGCTTCTTTTCACCTCTTCTTCGCAGAACCGCGCCTCGATAGAGGAGGTTTCTCGTCTCTGCGGGATTGCCATCTCGAAGATCGGTTCTGTTACCGCCGGGCGGAAAATAAGGCTTTTTGACGAGGGGGGAGAGGAGGTTTTTTACGATACCGCTGGGTTTGAGCACTTCTGCTGA
- a CDS encoding hemolysin family protein → MSENFILILFLLCCSAFFCFSEGALFSLSRPQRESISKQGGRVSAAIGKLLSNSHKLITTVLLADEIFNIAYSSVIALTAREYLQDTPEQTVALISLAIASPTLLVFGEIVPKTAGVKFPRTISKAVALPLYSFHVAVTPIRWAILFVSGFFIRAFGAGLGHRAQGNDISSDELEVLVGMGRDEGVLNEVEKYLADGFFKLEDLPAHGIMTPAIDCFTLPHDIEVKEAVGRVRQMGRSRIPVYEEEKDNIVGVLYGKDLLKWNFTEHNLAATVSECLRKPYFIPRSKPAGALLRELQMHRIHIAIVVDEYGRFDGLVTMEDILEELFGEIEDERSVPDKSAPAVRGGAITIPGGMKIEEFNDDYLFSVARSAGLGNLGDILEEAVIPLRMENETMGGFVFDLFGRLPAEGEKIGFGGLVFTVKSMEGKRISEIRVDVNKEARGDVH, encoded by the coding sequence TTGAGCGAAAATTTCATTCTGATTCTTTTTTTGCTGTGCTGCTCAGCGTTTTTCTGCTTCAGCGAGGGGGCGCTTTTCTCCCTCAGCCGTCCGCAGAGAGAAAGCATATCGAAGCAGGGAGGCAGAGTTTCTGCGGCCATAGGGAAGCTCCTTTCCAATTCCCACAAGCTAATCACTACGGTTCTTCTGGCCGACGAGATATTCAACATAGCCTACTCAAGCGTAATAGCTCTCACGGCGAGAGAATATCTCCAGGACACCCCCGAGCAGACAGTAGCCCTCATATCCCTGGCCATAGCCTCTCCCACGCTCCTTGTGTTCGGTGAGATCGTTCCCAAGACCGCCGGGGTGAAGTTCCCGAGAACGATCTCGAAGGCGGTTGCCCTTCCCCTTTATTCCTTCCACGTCGCGGTCACCCCGATCAGGTGGGCGATCCTGTTCGTCTCCGGTTTTTTCATAAGGGCCTTCGGGGCGGGCCTTGGACACCGCGCGCAGGGAAACGACATTTCCTCTGACGAGCTTGAAGTTCTGGTGGGAATGGGGAGGGACGAAGGGGTGCTCAACGAGGTTGAAAAATACCTTGCCGACGGCTTTTTCAAGCTTGAGGACCTGCCTGCCCACGGGATAATGACTCCCGCCATAGACTGCTTCACGCTTCCCCACGATATTGAGGTCAAAGAGGCCGTGGGCCGGGTCCGCCAGATGGGCCGCTCCCGGATACCGGTTTACGAGGAGGAGAAGGACAACATAGTGGGCGTTCTCTACGGCAAGGATCTTCTTAAGTGGAATTTTACCGAGCACAACCTTGCGGCCACCGTGAGCGAGTGCCTGAGGAAGCCGTATTTCATACCCCGTTCCAAGCCCGCGGGGGCGCTTCTGCGGGAGCTCCAGATGCACAGGATTCACATAGCGATAGTTGTCGACGAGTACGGAAGGTTCGACGGGCTGGTGACCATGGAAGACATACTGGAGGAGCTTTTCGGAGAGATAGAGGATGAAAGGTCGGTGCCCGACAAGAGTGCGCCCGCGGTCCGCGGGGGAGCGATCACGATTCCCGGGGGAATGAAGATAGAGGAATTCAACGACGACTACCTTTTCTCGGTCGCGCGCTCGGCGGGGCTTGGGAACCTGGGAGACATACTGGAGGAGGCCGTGATCCCGCTTCGCATGGAAAACGAGACCATGGGCGGTTTCGTTTTCGATCTTTTCGGGAGGCTGCCCGCCGAGGGGGAAAAAATAGGGTTCGGCGGACTGGTTTTCACGGTAAAGAGCATGGAAGGGAAAAGGATTTCCGAGATAAGGGTTGACGTTAACAAGGAGGCGCGCGGCGATGTCCATTGA
- a CDS encoding hemolysin family protein, which translates to MSIELVVLLILLFLILQAFFAGSEIALISCDKIKMRSLADEGSAAAGLVLDAHSKIESFIGTTLIGVNLSLIINTLVLTFYFEEIFGQRSGLYTVAVLTPLIVVFGQVVPKAVFESKRNSIVLWIIYPLWVFSKLFYPVLFFVNLFTRGILNRPGQNMSSITREELEDVMEEDEDKPSSDYKRRVLRRIFGYSETTVGEIMIPLVRVDALERKSTLRDVRRLIAEKSHSRIPIFSDRVDNITGILNSFYVLGEQDLDKNVEQYALPPFYVPESKLVNELMDEMKGGRAGMAVVVDEYGGSVGIITLEDIIEEVVGEIEDEYDTGETPWRRLGAGQYLIDPTVEIGRLNDGLGLAIPEEEDYETLAGFLLYTHGSIPAPGTVIVFERKTFTVVSSTPRMISEVHLRTGE; encoded by the coding sequence ATGTCCATTGAGTTAGTGGTCCTTCTTATTTTGCTGTTTCTGATTCTGCAGGCGTTTTTCGCCGGTTCGGAAATAGCACTCATCTCCTGCGACAAGATAAAGATGAGGTCCCTCGCCGATGAAGGCTCCGCCGCCGCGGGGCTGGTTCTTGACGCCCATTCGAAGATCGAAAGCTTCATCGGCACCACCCTCATAGGGGTTAACCTTTCGCTCATAATAAACACCCTGGTGCTCACCTTTTATTTCGAGGAGATCTTCGGGCAGCGAAGCGGTCTCTACACGGTGGCCGTGCTCACCCCGCTCATCGTCGTTTTCGGCCAGGTGGTTCCCAAGGCGGTATTCGAGAGCAAGCGGAACTCAATAGTGCTCTGGATCATCTATCCGCTCTGGGTTTTCTCCAAGCTTTTCTACCCGGTGCTTTTCTTCGTCAACCTCTTTACCCGAGGGATATTGAACCGTCCGGGCCAGAACATGAGTTCCATAACCCGCGAGGAGCTTGAGGACGTGATGGAAGAAGACGAGGACAAGCCGAGTTCGGACTACAAGAGAAGGGTTCTTCGCAGGATTTTCGGCTACTCCGAGACCACGGTCGGAGAGATAATGATTCCGCTTGTCAGGGTAGACGCGCTTGAGAGAAAGTCCACGCTTCGCGACGTCAGGAGGCTCATAGCGGAGAAAAGCCACTCGAGAATTCCGATTTTCAGCGACCGGGTCGACAACATAACCGGCATACTCAACTCGTTTTACGTTCTCGGCGAGCAGGATCTTGACAAGAACGTCGAGCAATACGCCCTTCCTCCCTTCTACGTTCCGGAATCAAAGCTTGTGAACGAACTTATGGACGAGATGAAGGGGGGACGCGCCGGAATGGCCGTTGTGGTTGACGAGTACGGGGGGTCGGTGGGAATCATAACCCTCGAGGACATAATCGAAGAGGTGGTGGGGGAGATAGAGGATGAGTACGACACCGGCGAGACCCCGTGGAGAAGGCTCGGCGCCGGGCAGTACCTCATAGACCCCACGGTCGAGATAGGACGGCTTAACGACGGCCTCGGGCTTGCCATTCCGGAGGAAGAGGATTACGAGACGCTGGCAGGATTCCTTCTCTACACACACGGCTCGATTCCCGCCCCCGGAACCGTGATAGTTTTCGAAAGAAAGACTTTCACTGTGGTTTCCTCAACCCCGAGGATGATAAGCGAGGTTCACCTGCGAACGGGGGAATAA
- a CDS encoding DsbA family protein produces MKIFLYYDYICPFCFLATERVLDLAREFSLEAEWLGVEIHPEYPAEGKRRKKTERTIRISETLENVAAEAGVEIKLPGFVTNSRLCLEGAEFAKEKNNFMEFHKACYTAYFREGKNIGLLETVLEAGEKAGLCPEELSESLRKRNFSEKIEKNMESARENMVLGVPTLYLGELRIHGIQPLESYRKLIARELLREQSLH; encoded by the coding sequence GTGAAGATCTTTCTCTACTACGACTACATCTGCCCTTTCTGCTTTCTGGCCACGGAGAGGGTGCTTGATCTCGCAAGGGAGTTCAGCCTCGAAGCGGAGTGGCTCGGCGTCGAGATTCACCCCGAGTACCCGGCCGAGGGAAAAAGACGGAAAAAGACGGAGAGGACCATCCGTATCTCGGAAACCCTTGAGAACGTGGCCGCCGAGGCCGGAGTGGAGATAAAGCTCCCGGGATTCGTAACCAATTCGAGGCTCTGCCTTGAGGGAGCGGAGTTTGCGAAGGAGAAAAACAACTTCATGGAGTTTCACAAGGCCTGCTACACGGCCTATTTCAGGGAGGGAAAGAATATAGGTCTTCTCGAAACCGTTCTCGAGGCGGGCGAGAAGGCGGGTCTTTGCCCCGAGGAACTCTCAGAATCTCTTCGGAAAAGAAACTTTTCAGAGAAAATAGAAAAGAACATGGAAAGCGCCCGGGAAAACATGGTCCTCGGCGTCCCCACCCTTTACCTTGGAGAACTCAGGATACACGGGATCCAGCCGCTTGAATCATACAGAAAACTTATAGCAAGGGAACTCCTGCGTGAGCAGTCTCTTCACTGA